In Streptomyces thermolilacinus SPC6, a single genomic region encodes these proteins:
- the metH gene encoding methionine synthase — MASLPTPSATPADSGARAAALRDALASRVVVADGAMGTMLQAQDPTLDDFENLEGCNEILNLTRPDIVRSVHDAYFAVGVDCVETNTFGANFSALAEYDIAHRVHELSESGARIARESADRHTAADGRQRWVLGSMGPGTKLPTLGHAPYTTLRDAYQSSAEGLVTGGADALLVETTQDLLQTKAAVLGARRGLEALGVDVPLIVSVTVETTGTMLLGSEIGAALTALEPLGIDMIGLNCATGPAEMSEHLRYLARHARVPLSCMPNAGLPVLGKDGAHYPLTAPELADAQETFVRDYGLSLVGGCCGTTPEHLRQVVERVRDLTPAPRDPRPEPGAASLYQSVPFRQDTSYLAIGERTNANGSKKFREAMLEGRWDDCVEMARDQIREGAHMLDLCVDYVGRDGVADMEELAGRFATASTLPIVLDSTEVEVLRAGLEKLGGRAVINSVNYEDGDGPESRFAKVTGLAREHGAALIALTIDEEGQARTAEKKVEIAERLIADLTGNWGIHESDILVDCLTFTICTGQEESRKDGIATIEAIRELKRRHPDVQTTLGLSNISFGLNPAARILLNSVFLDECVKAGLDSAIVHASKILPIARFDEEQVTTALDLIYDRRREGYDPLQKLMELFEGATAKSLKAGKAEELAALPLEERLKRRIIDGEKNGLEADLDEALRTRKALDIVNDTLLDGMKVVGELFGSGQMQLPFVLQSAEVMKTAVAHLEPHMEKTDDEGKGTIVLATVRGDVHDIGKNLVDIILSNNGYNVVNLGIKQPVSAILEAAEEHKADVIGMSGLLVKSTVIMKENLEELNQRDLAAKYPVILGGAALTRAYVEQDLHEIYQGEVRYARDAFEGLRLMDALIAVKRGVPGATLPELRQRRVRATPDLAVEEREPETGVRSDVATDNPVPEPPFWGTRVVKGIQLKEYAGWLDEGALFKGQWGLKQNRTGEGPSYEELVETEGRPRLRGWLDRLHTDNLLEAAVVQGYFPCVSKGDDLIILDEAGHERTRFTFPRQRRGRRLCLADFFRPEESGETDVVGLQVVTVGSRIGEETARLFEANAYRDYLELHGLSVQLAEALAEYWHARVRAELGFGGEDPADVEDMFALKYRGARFSLGYGACPDLEDRAKIAELLQPERIGVHLSEEFQLHPEQSTDAIVIHHPEAKYFNAR; from the coding sequence ATGGCCTCGTTGCCGACCCCTTCCGCCACGCCCGCCGACAGCGGCGCCCGAGCAGCCGCGCTCCGCGACGCCCTCGCCTCGCGGGTGGTCGTCGCCGACGGAGCCATGGGCACGATGCTCCAGGCGCAGGACCCCACCCTCGACGACTTCGAGAACCTCGAAGGCTGCAACGAGATCCTCAACCTCACCCGGCCCGACATCGTCCGCTCGGTCCACGACGCGTACTTCGCCGTCGGTGTGGACTGCGTCGAGACCAACACCTTCGGCGCCAACTTCTCCGCGCTCGCCGAGTACGACATCGCCCACCGCGTCCACGAGCTGTCCGAGTCCGGCGCCCGCATCGCCCGCGAGTCCGCCGACCGGCACACGGCCGCCGACGGCCGGCAGCGCTGGGTCCTCGGCTCCATGGGCCCCGGCACCAAGCTGCCCACGCTGGGCCACGCCCCGTACACCACCCTCCGCGACGCCTACCAGAGCAGCGCCGAGGGCCTGGTCACCGGCGGCGCCGACGCGCTCCTCGTGGAGACCACACAGGACCTCCTCCAGACCAAGGCCGCCGTCCTCGGCGCCCGGCGCGGCCTGGAGGCCCTCGGGGTGGACGTGCCGCTCATCGTCTCCGTCACGGTCGAGACCACCGGCACCATGCTCCTCGGCTCCGAGATCGGAGCCGCGCTCACCGCGCTGGAGCCCCTCGGCATCGACATGATCGGCCTGAACTGCGCCACCGGCCCCGCCGAGATGAGCGAGCACCTGCGCTACCTCGCCCGCCACGCCCGCGTCCCCCTCTCCTGCATGCCCAACGCGGGCCTGCCCGTCCTCGGCAAGGACGGCGCCCACTACCCGCTCACCGCGCCCGAGCTGGCCGACGCCCAGGAGACCTTCGTCCGCGATTACGGGCTGTCGCTCGTCGGCGGCTGCTGCGGTACGACCCCCGAGCACCTGCGCCAGGTCGTGGAGCGCGTACGGGACCTCACCCCCGCGCCCCGCGACCCGCGCCCCGAGCCGGGCGCCGCGTCCCTGTACCAGAGCGTGCCGTTCCGGCAGGACACCTCGTACCTGGCGATCGGCGAGCGGACCAACGCCAACGGCTCCAAGAAGTTCCGCGAGGCCATGCTCGAAGGCCGCTGGGACGACTGCGTGGAGATGGCCCGCGACCAGATCCGCGAGGGCGCCCACATGCTCGATCTGTGCGTCGACTACGTGGGCCGCGACGGCGTCGCCGACATGGAGGAGCTGGCCGGCCGCTTCGCCACCGCCTCCACCCTGCCCATCGTGCTGGACTCCACCGAGGTCGAGGTGCTCCGCGCCGGCCTGGAGAAGCTCGGCGGCCGCGCCGTCATCAACTCCGTCAACTACGAGGACGGCGACGGCCCCGAGTCCCGCTTCGCCAAGGTCACCGGCCTCGCCAGGGAGCACGGCGCCGCGCTCATCGCCCTCACCATCGACGAGGAGGGCCAGGCCCGCACCGCCGAGAAGAAGGTCGAGATCGCCGAGCGGCTCATCGCCGACCTCACCGGCAACTGGGGCATCCACGAGTCCGACATCCTCGTCGACTGCCTCACCTTCACCATCTGCACCGGCCAGGAGGAGTCCCGCAAGGACGGCATCGCCACCATCGAGGCCATCCGCGAGCTGAAGCGCCGCCACCCCGACGTGCAGACGACGCTCGGCCTGTCGAACATCTCCTTCGGCCTCAACCCTGCCGCCCGCATCCTGCTCAACTCCGTCTTCCTGGACGAGTGCGTCAAGGCCGGCCTCGACTCCGCGATCGTCCACGCCTCCAAGATCCTCCCCATCGCCCGCTTCGACGAGGAGCAGGTCACCACCGCCCTCGACCTCATCTACGACCGCCGCCGCGAGGGCTACGACCCGCTCCAGAAGCTGATGGAGCTGTTCGAGGGCGCCACCGCCAAGTCCCTCAAGGCCGGCAAGGCCGAGGAGCTGGCCGCGCTCCCGCTGGAGGAGCGCCTCAAGCGCCGCATCATCGACGGTGAGAAGAACGGCCTCGAAGCCGACCTCGACGAGGCGCTGCGCACCCGCAAGGCCCTCGACATCGTCAACGACACGCTCCTGGACGGCATGAAGGTCGTCGGCGAGCTGTTCGGCTCGGGCCAGATGCAGCTGCCGTTCGTCCTCCAGTCCGCCGAGGTCATGAAGACGGCCGTCGCCCACCTCGAACCGCACATGGAGAAGACGGACGACGAGGGCAAGGGCACCATCGTGCTCGCCACCGTCCGCGGCGACGTCCACGACATCGGCAAGAACCTCGTGGACATCATCCTGTCCAACAACGGCTACAACGTCGTCAACCTCGGCATCAAGCAGCCCGTCTCCGCGATCCTGGAGGCCGCCGAGGAGCACAAGGCGGACGTGATCGGCATGTCCGGACTGCTCGTCAAGTCCACCGTGATCATGAAGGAGAACCTGGAGGAGCTCAACCAGCGCGACCTCGCCGCCAAGTACCCGGTCATCCTCGGCGGCGCCGCCCTCACCCGCGCCTACGTCGAGCAGGACCTCCACGAGATCTACCAGGGCGAGGTCCGCTACGCCCGTGACGCCTTCGAGGGCCTGCGCCTCATGGACGCCCTCATCGCCGTCAAGCGCGGCGTGCCCGGCGCCACGCTCCCCGAACTGCGCCAGCGCCGCGTGCGCGCCACGCCGGACCTGGCGGTGGAGGAGCGCGAGCCCGAGACCGGCGTCCGCTCCGACGTGGCCACGGACAACCCCGTACCGGAGCCGCCCTTCTGGGGCACCCGCGTCGTCAAGGGCATCCAGCTCAAGGAGTACGCGGGCTGGCTGGACGAGGGCGCGCTCTTCAAGGGCCAGTGGGGGCTGAAGCAGAACCGGACCGGTGAGGGCCCCTCGTACGAGGAACTGGTCGAGACCGAGGGCCGCCCCCGGCTGCGCGGCTGGCTGGACCGCCTCCACACGGACAACCTGCTCGAAGCCGCCGTCGTCCAGGGCTACTTCCCGTGCGTGTCCAAGGGCGACGACCTGATCATCCTGGACGAGGCCGGCCACGAGCGGACCCGCTTCACCTTCCCGCGCCAGCGCCGGGGCCGCCGCCTGTGCCTCGCGGACTTCTTCCGCCCGGAGGAGTCCGGCGAGACGGACGTCGTCGGCCTCCAGGTCGTCACCGTCGGCTCCCGCATCGGCGAGGAGACCGCGCGGCTGTTCGAGGCCAACGCGTACCGCGACTACCTGGAGCTGCACGGCCTGTCCGTCCAGCTGGCCGAGGCCCTCGCCGAGTACTGGCACGCCCGCGTCCGCGCCGAGCTGGGCTTCGGCGGCGAGGACCCGGCGGACGTCGAGGACATGTTCGCGCTGAAGTACCGCGGCGCGCGCTTCTCGCTCGGCTACGGCGCCTGCCCGGACCTGGAGGACCGCGCCAAGATCGCGGAACTGCTCCAGCCGGAGCGGATCGGCGTCCACCTGTCCGAGGAGTTCCAGCTCCACCCGGAGCAGTCCACGGACGCCATCGTCATCCACCACCCGGAGGCGAAGTACTTCAACGCCCGCTGA